In Staphylococcus lloydii, the following proteins share a genomic window:
- a CDS encoding NupC/NupG family nucleoside CNT transporter, whose translation MHIIIGLIGIVVFLALAVLFSSDRKNIRWKYVGLLLLIQLVFAFILLKTKFGITFIGGISDGFNYLLAKAAEGVNFVFGGFEFVDPKNPPFFFNVLLPIVFISALIGILQYTKILPLIINGLGFLISKINGMGRLESYNAVAAAILGQSEVFISLKKELAYIPKQRLYTLTASAMSTVSASIIGAYFTLIEPKYVVTAVVLNLFGGFIIASIINPYRVDEKEDKLIVQESETQKQSFFEVLGEYILDGFKVAVIVGAMLIGYIAIIALLNGVVSAIFTGVSGGHIHWDFQTLIGFVFAPFAFLAGVPWSDAVQSGSVMATKLLSNEFVAMQSLGKATGMSEHAKGIVSVFVVSFANFSSIGIISGAIKSLNNEKGDMVARFGLKLLFGATLVSFISAAIAGFFI comes from the coding sequence ATGCACATTATCATTGGCTTAATTGGGATTGTAGTATTTTTGGCACTGGCTGTACTATTTAGCTCAGATAGAAAAAATATACGTTGGAAATATGTCGGCTTACTGCTACTTATACAATTAGTTTTTGCATTTATTTTGTTAAAAACAAAATTTGGTATAACTTTTATTGGTGGTATATCTGACGGTTTCAACTATCTATTAGCAAAAGCAGCTGAAGGTGTTAATTTCGTCTTTGGTGGTTTTGAATTTGTAGATCCCAAAAACCCACCATTCTTCTTCAATGTATTATTACCAATCGTCTTTATTTCTGCTCTGATTGGTATCTTACAATATACAAAAATTTTACCTTTAATCATTAATGGTTTAGGATTCTTAATTTCTAAAATAAATGGGATGGGACGTTTAGAATCATATAACGCTGTTGCCGCAGCCATTCTTGGACAATCAGAAGTATTTATTTCTTTGAAAAAAGAATTAGCATACATACCTAAACAACGTTTATATACACTAACCGCTTCTGCAATGTCTACAGTTTCCGCTTCAATTATTGGTGCTTATTTCACATTAATTGAACCAAAATATGTTGTTACAGCAGTAGTATTAAACTTATTTGGCGGTTTCATTATTGCTTCAATTATTAACCCTTATCGTGTTGATGAAAAAGAAGACAAATTAATCGTTCAAGAAAGTGAAACACAAAAACAATCTTTCTTCGAAGTTTTAGGAGAATATATATTAGATGGTTTTAAAGTAGCAGTTATTGTTGGTGCAATGTTAATTGGTTATATTGCCATTATTGCATTGCTCAACGGGGTCGTAAGTGCAATTTTCACTGGCGTATCTGGTGGTCACATTCACTGGGACTTCCAAACTTTAATTGGTTTTGTCTTTGCACCATTTGCATTTTTAGCTGGTGTACCATGGAGCGATGCAGTTCAATCTGGTTCAGTTATGGCGACTAAACTGTTATCAAATGAGTTCGTTGCAATGCAAAGTTTAGGGAAAGCAACTGGCATGAGCGAACACGCTAAAGGTATCGTATCAGTATTCGTAGTTTCATTTGCAAACTTCAGCTCTATCGGTATCATTTCTGGTGCTATAAAATCATTAAATAACGAAAAAGGTGACATGGTTGCTCGTTTTGGACTCAAACTACTTTTCGGTGCAACACTTGTATCATTTATCTCAGCAGCAATTGCTGGATTCTTCATTTAA
- the pdxT gene encoding pyridoxal 5'-phosphate synthase glutaminase subunit PdxT, with the protein MKIGVLALQGAVREHIRHIELSGHEGVAIKRVEQLEDIDGLILPGGESTTLRRLMNLYGFKDALQQSSLPMFGTCAGLIVLAKDIVGEEGYLNKLDITVQRNSFGRQVDSFESELDIKGIAEDIEGVFIRAPHIESVRDNVDVLSQVGDKIVAVQEGKYLGVSFHPELTDDYRVTHYFIENIVRPAITEKV; encoded by the coding sequence ATGAAAATAGGCGTATTAGCGCTTCAAGGTGCAGTTAGAGAACATATTCGTCACATTGAATTAAGCGGACATGAAGGTGTAGCTATTAAGCGTGTTGAGCAACTTGAAGATATTGATGGACTCATATTACCAGGTGGTGAATCAACTACATTACGTCGTTTAATGAATTTATACGGATTTAAAGATGCGCTACAACAATCTAGCTTACCAATGTTTGGTACATGCGCAGGTTTAATTGTGTTGGCAAAAGATATCGTCGGAGAAGAAGGTTATTTAAACAAATTAGATATTACTGTACAACGTAATTCTTTTGGAAGACAAGTAGACAGTTTTGAATCCGAGTTAGACATTAAAGGTATAGCAGAAGATATTGAGGGTGTATTTATAAGAGCACCACATATTGAAAGTGTTCGCGATAATGTCGATGTATTAAGTCAAGTAGGCGACAAAATTGTAGCTGTTCAAGAAGGAAAATATTTAGGTGTTTCTTTCCATCCAGAGTTAACGGATGACTATAGGGTAACGCATTATTTTATTGAAAATATTGTGCGTCCAGCGATAACTGAAAAAGTTTAA
- the pdxS gene encoding pyridoxal 5'-phosphate synthase lyase subunit PdxS, with product MSKITGSERVKRGMAEMQKGGVIMDVVNAEQAKIAEEAGAVAVMALERVPSDIRAAGGVARMANPKIVEEVMNAVSIPVMAKARIGHITEARVLESMGVDYIDESEVLTPADEEYHLLKDQFTVPFVCGCRNLGEAARRIGEGSAMLRTKGEPGTGNIVEAVRHIRQVNSEVSRLTVMNDDEIMTEAKNIGAPYEVLKSIKDNGRLPVVNFAAGGVATPQDAALMMELGADGVFVGSGIFKSEDPEKFAKAIVQATTHYQDYELIGRLSKELGTAMKGLDVNQLSLEERMQERGW from the coding sequence ATGTCTAAAATTACCGGATCAGAAAGAGTAAAAAGAGGAATGGCTGAAATGCAAAAAGGCGGCGTTATTATGGACGTTGTTAATGCAGAACAAGCGAAAATTGCTGAGGAAGCAGGTGCCGTTGCAGTAATGGCATTGGAACGTGTTCCATCTGATATAAGAGCAGCTGGTGGCGTAGCAAGAATGGCTAATCCTAAAATTGTTGAAGAAGTAATGAATGCAGTTTCAATACCCGTAATGGCAAAAGCACGTATCGGTCATATTACAGAAGCACGTGTATTAGAATCAATGGGTGTAGATTATATAGATGAGTCAGAAGTTTTAACTCCTGCTGACGAAGAATATCACTTATTAAAAGATCAATTCACAGTCCCATTCGTTTGTGGTTGTAGAAATTTAGGCGAAGCAGCACGTCGTATTGGTGAAGGTTCTGCAATGTTAAGAACAAAAGGTGAACCAGGTACAGGTAATATCGTTGAAGCTGTTAGACATATTCGCCAAGTAAATTCAGAAGTAAGCCGTTTAACTGTAATGAATGATGATGAAATTATGACAGAGGCTAAAAATATTGGTGCACCATATGAAGTGTTAAAATCAATTAAAGATAATGGTCGTTTACCAGTAGTTAACTTTGCTGCAGGTGGTGTAGCAACGCCTCAAGATGCTGCATTAATGATGGAATTAGGAGCAGATGGTGTATTTGTTGGTTCAGGTATCTTTAAATCAGAAGACCCTGAAAAATTCGCCAAGGCAATCGTACAAGCTACAACACATTATCAAGATTATGAATTAATCGGTCGTCTATCTAAAGAATTAGGTACTGCTATGAAAGGTTTAGATGTGAATCAACTTTCTTTAGAAGAACGTATGCAAGAGCGTGGTTGGTAA
- a CDS encoding PLP-dependent aminotransferase family protein, which produces MSKQSLYINLYESLKQQIIEGQYDANDKFPSKRALGEHLSVSNTTIEHAYQLLLDEGFIYSKPRSGYFVSDIESLPVIYKNQQQQPNEINKNTSASKTDIPYKYAFNMSEIDPEYFPMQQFRKYARDVFEDNEINLLQHRSLEGLWELRQQIAHYLFNSRGVSSHPDQIIIGSSTEQLINLVTDILEKASFIIEHPSYPPIKQVLDKKQINYIQVPVTQTGIDIDTFKNSNNNIAYVTPSHQFPTGYVMNLKKRTQLIHWAQLDDNRYIIEDDYDSEFRYFGKPLPALQSLDTKDKVIYISTFSKSLYPSCRVAYVVLPKKLLEHYHQLSHKEGNTVPVHMQKLVSNFMQSGSFERHLNKMRTVYNNKLSYILDRLKPYNDQLQIEGTLTGMHFTLTVTNGLTLEECLTQAEENSLKIVPLAKYNIEETAPKFIIGFGGIPQSELQAHTDILIQSLTK; this is translated from the coding sequence ATGAGTAAACAAAGTCTATATATTAATTTATACGAATCACTGAAGCAACAAATCATTGAAGGCCAGTATGATGCTAATGATAAATTCCCTTCTAAAAGAGCCTTGGGTGAACACCTTTCGGTCAGTAATACAACAATAGAACATGCCTACCAATTATTATTAGATGAAGGTTTTATTTATTCTAAACCACGTTCTGGCTATTTTGTCTCAGATATAGAATCACTACCGGTTATTTATAAAAATCAACAACAGCAACCTAATGAAATTAATAAAAACACTAGCGCAAGCAAAACTGATATTCCTTATAAGTATGCATTCAATATGTCTGAAATAGACCCTGAATATTTTCCAATGCAACAATTTAGAAAGTATGCACGTGATGTTTTTGAAGATAATGAAATCAACTTATTGCAGCATAGAAGTTTAGAAGGATTATGGGAATTAAGACAACAAATCGCTCATTATCTTTTTAATAGTAGAGGTGTAAGTAGTCATCCAGACCAAATTATTATTGGCAGTTCTACGGAGCAACTTATTAATTTAGTAACTGATATTTTAGAAAAGGCTTCATTCATAATTGAACATCCTAGTTATCCACCAATTAAGCAAGTACTCGATAAAAAGCAAATAAACTATATCCAAGTGCCAGTAACACAAACAGGCATCGACATTGATACCTTTAAAAATAGTAATAACAATATTGCCTATGTCACACCTTCTCATCAATTTCCAACAGGTTATGTGATGAACTTGAAAAAAAGAACCCAACTTATACATTGGGCCCAGTTAGATGATAATCGTTATATTATTGAAGATGATTATGATTCTGAATTTAGATATTTTGGGAAACCTTTACCTGCTTTACAAAGTTTAGATACAAAAGACAAAGTTATTTATATCAGTACTTTTTCAAAGTCTCTATATCCTAGTTGTCGTGTTGCTTACGTCGTTTTACCTAAAAAATTACTAGAACATTATCATCAATTATCACACAAAGAAGGTAATACGGTTCCAGTTCATATGCAAAAACTAGTCTCTAATTTCATGCAATCCGGCAGCTTCGAAAGACATTTAAATAAAATGAGAACTGTCTACAATAATAAGCTGAGTTATATATTAGACCGCTTAAAGCCCTACAATGATCAATTACAAATAGAAGGCACATTAACTGGCATGCACTTCACATTAACTGTAACGAATGGCCTTACGTTAGAAGAATGCTTGACACAAGCCGAAGAAAATTCATTAAAAATTGTACCACTTGCCAAATATAACATTGAAGAAACTGCACCAAAATTTATCATTGGTTTCGGTGGCATACCACAATCTGAACTCCAAGCGCATACCGATATATTAATTCAATCACTAACAAAGTAA